The proteins below are encoded in one region of Fodinicurvata sp. EGI_FJ10296:
- a CDS encoding tripartite tricarboxylate transporter substrate binding protein — protein MKISKPYLLAGAAVLSLGIMSAGNAQAEYPDRTISLMVGFSAGGPVDITARQVQPFLEKHLGGANIAVINRPGASSALMQQEVANSDPDGYTLALASMPGMVAALFGGDAEYSIDDFDYLGTFTSEPHSLIVGTDTPYEDLDDLVEQVRQEPQSVTMGGAGLGSAAHLALLVFEREAGVRFNFIPGPGAAEMRNQIMGGHIDGGLTAVGGGAQMHEEGQGRVLGVMGAERFELAPDLPTFVEQGYDVEWGAVRGLAAPAGLPDDVREKLITAIEATLADPEFIELTQRDRQMIYYLDAEEFAQLARTQYDNLQGIWDEEPWIEQ, from the coding sequence ATGAAAATATCGAAACCATACCTCCTGGCCGGGGCCGCCGTCCTCAGCCTCGGGATCATGAGCGCGGGCAATGCCCAGGCAGAATATCCGGATCGCACGATCTCCCTTATGGTCGGCTTCTCCGCCGGTGGCCCGGTTGATATCACGGCCCGCCAGGTCCAGCCTTTTCTGGAAAAGCATCTTGGCGGCGCGAACATCGCCGTCATCAACCGGCCCGGCGCATCGAGTGCCCTGATGCAGCAGGAAGTCGCAAATTCTGACCCCGATGGCTACACTCTCGCCCTGGCCTCGATGCCGGGCATGGTTGCGGCCCTTTTCGGCGGCGATGCGGAATATTCGATCGACGACTTCGACTATCTCGGCACTTTCACCTCCGAGCCGCACAGCCTGATCGTCGGCACGGACACGCCCTACGAGGACCTTGACGACCTCGTGGAGCAAGTTCGCCAGGAGCCGCAATCCGTCACCATGGGCGGTGCAGGCCTGGGCTCGGCGGCACATCTGGCTCTTCTCGTCTTCGAACGTGAAGCTGGCGTCCGATTCAACTTCATTCCCGGCCCCGGCGCGGCGGAGATGCGCAACCAGATCATGGGCGGCCATATCGACGGCGGCCTGACCGCTGTTGGCGGCGGCGCCCAAATGCATGAAGAAGGCCAGGGTCGGGTCCTGGGCGTCATGGGCGCCGAGCGGTTCGAACTCGCGCCTGATCTGCCGACCTTTGTCGAGCAGGGATACGATGTCGAATGGGGCGCCGTGCGCGGCCTTGCGGCACCGGCCGGCCTGCCGGACGATGTCCGTGAAAAGCTCATCACCGCAATCGAAGCCACCCTGGCCGATCCGGAATTCATTGAACTGACGCAGCGCGACCGGCAGATGATCTACTATCTGGATGCCGAGGAATTCGCACAACTGGCACGGACCCAGTACGACAATCTGCAGGGAATCTGGGACGAGGAACCCTGGATCGAACAGTAA
- a CDS encoding tripartite tricarboxylate transporter permease translates to MIEIFIHAFLSLLTLEIFAAMIVGTLAGVVVGAMPGLTTTVGLAVLIPFTFGISPPVALGLMAGIYNGSTYGGAIPAILLNIPGTPAAVATTFDGFPMSQSGKSADALKIACYSSALGAMLSAVALMVLAPPLSLLTLAFGPAEYFWVAVLGLVTISVLLGADPLKGLISAALGLFIASVGMDQMTGRMRFTFGRLELVDGINIVVVLVGLFALPRVFRMAEDAINVGITKDVLKLKGSGSALGGLGYLIPTWLKSGVIGIIIGILPGAGGNIAAFLAYNEAKRVGKDDAIEFGKGNPKGVAAAEAGNSSDNGASLIPTLTLGVPGNSIAALIMGGLLVHGLQPGPSLFRDNPDIVYGFMIQMLLTSMLLFVVGGMVATRIFAQALRIPQTILAPMIVGLMVLGVYTVNNATFDLYLMLGFGLLGYFMNKRGFPLAPLVLGVILGGLAEQSLKTALRISRGDWSILVSNSISQIIIAIILLALLTPVWRWARAKFADRSAREARYSP, encoded by the coding sequence ATGATCGAGATTTTCATCCACGCCTTTCTATCACTCCTGACGCTGGAAATTTTTGCGGCGATGATCGTCGGCACGCTCGCCGGCGTTGTTGTCGGCGCCATGCCGGGACTGACCACGACAGTCGGACTCGCGGTACTCATTCCGTTTACATTCGGCATCAGCCCACCGGTGGCGCTCGGCCTCATGGCGGGGATCTACAACGGTTCCACCTATGGCGGCGCCATTCCGGCGATACTGCTCAACATTCCGGGAACGCCAGCGGCCGTGGCGACGACCTTCGATGGTTTCCCGATGTCGCAATCCGGCAAATCGGCGGATGCACTGAAGATCGCCTGCTATTCATCAGCACTGGGCGCAATGCTGTCGGCCGTGGCTTTGATGGTGCTGGCGCCACCTTTGTCGCTTCTGACACTGGCATTCGGTCCGGCCGAATACTTCTGGGTCGCGGTCCTCGGCCTCGTCACGATTTCGGTTCTTCTGGGTGCCGACCCCTTGAAAGGCCTGATCTCCGCTGCGTTGGGTCTTTTCATCGCCTCGGTCGGTATGGATCAGATGACCGGGCGCATGCGCTTCACCTTTGGCCGCCTGGAACTGGTCGACGGCATAAACATCGTCGTGGTGCTGGTGGGGCTGTTTGCCCTGCCACGGGTTTTCCGGATGGCGGAGGACGCCATCAATGTCGGTATCACCAAGGACGTGCTCAAGCTGAAAGGTTCCGGGTCCGCCCTTGGCGGACTGGGTTATCTGATCCCGACCTGGCTCAAGTCCGGCGTTATCGGCATCATTATCGGGATTCTGCCGGGGGCCGGCGGCAATATCGCCGCGTTTCTCGCTTATAACGAAGCCAAACGGGTCGGCAAGGACGACGCCATCGAATTTGGCAAGGGCAATCCCAAAGGCGTCGCCGCGGCCGAAGCCGGCAACAGTTCGGACAACGGCGCATCGCTGATCCCGACCCTTACGCTGGGTGTCCCGGGTAATTCCATTGCCGCGCTGATCATGGGGGGACTGCTCGTCCACGGGCTTCAGCCCGGGCCGTCACTTTTCCGCGATAACCCGGACATCGTGTACGGATTCATGATCCAGATGCTGCTGACATCGATGCTGCTTTTCGTCGTCGGCGGCATGGTGGCAACAAGGATATTTGCCCAGGCGCTTCGAATTCCACAGACGATCCTCGCACCGATGATCGTCGGACTGATGGTTCTCGGCGTCTACACGGTCAACAATGCGACTTTCGATCTCTATCTGATGCTCGGATTTGGCTTGCTCGGCTACTTCATGAACAAGAGAGGCTTTCCTCTGGCTCCGCTTGTCCTTGGCGTAATCCTGGGAGGCCTTGCCGAGCAGAGCCTGAAGACAGCCCTTCGGATTTCCCGCGGTGATTGGAGCATTCTCGTCTCCAATTCGATCTCGCAAATCATCATAGCGATCATTCTCCTTGCGCTGCTTACCCCCGTCTGGCGTTGGGCGCGTGCGAAGTTCGCAGACCGCAGCGCGCGTGAGGCCCGTTACTCCCCCTAG
- a CDS encoding gamma-glutamyltransferase family protein encodes MATMSAALNCRPSISGHRYMVAAGHHLASMAGSEVLRAGGNAIDAGVAAGIALGVLESEFVSVAGVAPIILYSAEKDEMVTISGLGGWPSAARREQLAIEWGGLIPAGVQRTVVPAAPDAWITALEKYGTMGFADTAAYAIEFAARGFPMYPMMADRIEKYRDSYSRFPTNREIYLPNGRVPAIGDQFVQSDLASSLQFLADEDRAAAAKGGRLAGLQAARDAFYRGDIAKKIIAFHQSEGGLLSADDLANFSVEIEKSTQIRFSDWEVHGCGPWCQGPMLLQALKIIEGFDIKSMGHNSPEYLHVIVEALKLAAGDRERYLGDPKFVDVPMAKLLSDDYLTARRKMIDPERAFPDMPPGGLDGQGESLVAGDFNTGSSMDTSYVCVVDKAGNVFSATPSDASYNAPVVPGLGFIVSSRGQQSWLEADHPSSLEPGKRPRLTPNPAIAVHGNRMVPFGSPGGDVQTQAMLQAFLNFAVFGNDLQTSVELPRVASYSFPSSFTPHKSEPGVLRIESRIAQDVCDRLSDLGHKVERWPDYTWLAGSVSMIDGNRDSGRIDGASDPRRVGYAIGW; translated from the coding sequence ATGGCAACCATGAGCGCGGCTTTGAACTGTCGCCCGAGTATTTCCGGACATCGCTACATGGTCGCGGCGGGGCATCATCTCGCCAGCATGGCCGGGTCGGAAGTGCTTCGCGCGGGCGGCAATGCGATCGACGCCGGCGTTGCCGCCGGAATCGCACTGGGCGTTCTGGAGAGCGAATTCGTCAGCGTCGCGGGCGTGGCGCCGATCATCCTGTACTCTGCCGAAAAAGACGAAATGGTCACCATCAGCGGTCTCGGTGGCTGGCCCAGCGCCGCGCGGCGTGAGCAGCTGGCCATCGAATGGGGCGGACTTATTCCAGCCGGCGTCCAGCGCACCGTGGTACCGGCGGCACCGGATGCCTGGATCACGGCACTGGAAAAATACGGCACCATGGGATTTGCGGATACCGCGGCCTACGCGATCGAGTTCGCTGCCCGGGGTTTCCCGATGTACCCGATGATGGCCGACCGCATCGAAAAGTATCGTGACTCCTATTCCCGATTCCCCACAAACAGGGAAATCTATCTGCCCAATGGCCGGGTACCGGCGATCGGCGACCAGTTCGTTCAGTCGGATCTCGCGTCCAGCCTTCAGTTTCTGGCCGATGAAGACCGGGCCGCAGCGGCAAAGGGCGGGCGACTGGCCGGACTTCAGGCAGCGCGGGATGCCTTTTATCGCGGCGACATCGCGAAGAAGATCATCGCTTTCCACCAGTCCGAAGGCGGCCTGCTGTCCGCAGACGATCTGGCGAATTTCTCTGTTGAGATCGAGAAATCCACTCAAATCCGGTTCAGTGATTGGGAAGTCCATGGTTGCGGCCCGTGGTGCCAGGGTCCGATGCTGCTTCAGGCTCTCAAGATAATCGAGGGTTTCGATATCAAGAGCATGGGCCACAACTCGCCGGAATACCTGCATGTCATCGTCGAGGCGTTGAAGCTTGCCGCGGGCGACCGGGAACGCTATCTGGGCGACCCGAAATTCGTCGACGTTCCGATGGCGAAGCTGCTTTCCGACGACTATCTGACAGCACGCAGAAAAATGATCGACCCTGAGCGCGCCTTCCCGGACATGCCGCCGGGCGGGCTGGACGGTCAGGGCGAAAGCCTGGTCGCCGGGGACTTCAACACCGGTTCATCGATGGACACGAGCTACGTTTGCGTCGTCGACAAGGCCGGCAACGTGTTTTCCGCGACGCCCAGCGATGCCTCCTATAACGCGCCGGTCGTTCCGGGCCTCGGCTTCATCGTCTCATCCCGTGGCCAGCAGTCGTGGCTCGAGGCGGATCATCCATCCTCTCTGGAACCCGGCAAGCGTCCGCGTCTCACGCCGAATCCGGCAATCGCGGTCCACGGGAACAGGATGGTGCCGTTCGGTTCGCCCGGCGGCGACGTGCAGACTCAGGCGATGCTTCAGGCTTTTCTGAATTTCGCCGTCTTCGGCAACGATCTGCAGACGTCGGTTGAATTGCCGCGTGTCGCTTCGTATTCCTTCCCGTCGTCATTCACGCCGCATAAATCCGAACCGGGCGTATTGCGGATCGAAAGCCGCATTGCGCAAGACGTCTGCGACCGGCTTTCGGATCTGGGACACAAGGTTGAACGCTGGCCGGACTATACCTGGCTGGCAGGCAGCGTTTCCATGATCGACGGCAACCGGGACAGCGGTCGGATCGATGGCGCATCCGACCCACGCCGCGTGGGCTATGCCATCGGCTGGTAA
- a CDS encoding TRAP transporter permease, giving the protein MLNNRFLFGLLKPIADQSRVGIDDLIEGQVRGLAWWRASAVAAIGVGLALYHLNAGFFGTPEALLFRSTHLSAMLVLAYLLVPCCKTPPASPWQRRLAGAYDAGCLATAVVMSIVIYRQFPDITARVGWPNATDQIIFPILAFLVLEGVRRTLGWTLTILTLLFIFYAYYGNYFPGLFEHRGFSHHRVTGVLFVESAGVYGLPIAVTATYVMLFLIFAAFLLRSGAGNFFTDLAFGLAGRYSGGPAKAAVWSSCFMGSLSGAPVANVVSTGAITIPLMKKVGYRPTFAAAVEAVASTGGAFMPPIMGAAAFIMAEYTRTDYSQIILYAIWPAILYYICCTLIVHFEAKRMGLVGHPAESLPIVSEVLLRRGHLLLPIVVLIWYLSQGYTPAYAASYATLALFVLVMLRPDTRMNVRDFLAALELSVRIAVPTVMACAAAGFIMGTITLTGLGVKLTSFITLVAGESLFLGLVFTMLAALVMGMGMTTTSVYVIVAVLCVPALVNLGADLISAHFFVLYFGMLSNITPPIALAAYAAASIAQADPWRTGFEAFRIGFPAFLLPFAFVYAPELLLRGSAISVVTTILVSLGVVLILAKLASFSGTMIRTAMGEPER; this is encoded by the coding sequence GTGCTGAACAATCGATTTCTGTTCGGCCTGTTAAAGCCGATAGCAGATCAAAGCCGCGTCGGGATCGACGATCTCATCGAAGGCCAGGTGCGGGGGCTTGCGTGGTGGCGGGCCTCGGCCGTGGCAGCCATCGGTGTCGGTCTGGCCCTTTACCACCTCAACGCGGGATTTTTCGGCACGCCGGAAGCTCTCCTCTTCCGCAGCACGCATCTAAGCGCGATGCTCGTTCTGGCCTATCTGCTGGTCCCGTGCTGCAAAACGCCGCCCGCCTCGCCGTGGCAACGGCGACTGGCGGGCGCTTATGACGCCGGTTGCCTTGCAACGGCCGTCGTGATGTCGATCGTTATCTACAGGCAGTTCCCCGACATAACCGCGCGTGTCGGTTGGCCCAACGCCACAGACCAGATCATTTTTCCCATACTGGCCTTTCTTGTGCTTGAGGGTGTCCGCCGAACGCTTGGTTGGACTCTGACGATTCTCACTCTGCTCTTCATCTTCTACGCATATTATGGAAACTACTTCCCTGGCCTGTTCGAGCACCGTGGTTTCTCGCATCACAGGGTAACAGGCGTATTGTTCGTCGAAAGCGCCGGGGTTTATGGCCTGCCGATCGCGGTGACGGCGACCTATGTGATGCTTTTCCTGATTTTTGCCGCCTTTCTTTTGCGATCGGGTGCTGGAAACTTCTTCACCGATCTCGCATTCGGCCTCGCAGGCCGGTATTCAGGCGGGCCGGCGAAAGCGGCGGTATGGTCGTCCTGCTTCATGGGATCCTTGTCCGGTGCGCCAGTTGCCAACGTGGTTTCGACGGGTGCAATCACAATTCCGTTGATGAAGAAGGTCGGGTACCGCCCGACATTCGCCGCGGCCGTCGAAGCAGTGGCCTCGACGGGCGGCGCCTTCATGCCGCCGATCATGGGGGCTGCGGCCTTCATCATGGCCGAATACACCCGTACTGACTACTCGCAGATAATTCTTTACGCAATCTGGCCGGCGATTCTTTACTATATTTGCTGTACTCTTATTGTTCATTTTGAAGCCAAGCGCATGGGGCTCGTCGGCCACCCGGCGGAATCCCTGCCGATCGTGAGCGAGGTCCTGCTGAGGCGCGGCCATCTGCTGCTGCCGATCGTCGTTCTGATCTGGTATCTGAGCCAGGGATATACGCCTGCCTATGCGGCAAGCTACGCCACGCTTGCGCTGTTCGTCCTGGTGATGCTGCGGCCCGATACGCGAATGAACGTGCGCGATTTTCTTGCAGCTCTTGAGCTGTCGGTGCGCATAGCGGTGCCCACGGTTATGGCCTGTGCGGCGGCCGGTTTCATCATGGGGACGATCACATTGACAGGCCTCGGCGTCAAACTGACGTCGTTCATAACACTCGTGGCCGGCGAAAGCCTGTTCCTCGGCCTTGTATTCACGATGCTGGCGGCGCTGGTCATGGGCATGGGCATGACGACGACATCGGTTTATGTCATTGTCGCTGTATTGTGCGTGCCGGCGCTGGTGAATCTGGGCGCCGACCTGATTTCCGCGCACTTCTTCGTCCTCTATTTCGGAATGCTTTCCAATATTACGCCACCGATTGCTCTGGCTGCTTATGCCGCGGCGTCGATCGCCCAAGCCGATCCATGGCGAACGGGATTCGAAGCATTCCGGATAGGGTTCCCGGCTTTTCTCCTGCCTTTTGCCTTCGTCTACGCTCCTGAGCTGCTGTTGCGAGGCTCGGCAATATCGGTGGTGACGACGATATTGGTATCGCTAGGGGTCGTCCTGATCCTGGCGAAGCTCGCGTCCTTCAGCGGAACCATGATCCGGACCGCGATGGGTGAACCGGAGAGATGA
- a CDS encoding IclR family transcriptional regulator C-terminal domain-containing protein, with protein MAADNPKEPPESLAKSGENIDERLFVGGLAKGLKILEVLGEHRSPMSLTEISRQSGIGRSGAQRIIYTLSALGYIKKDETTRRYLLAPKILSFAGGYLRSGGLAEKAFPYLLEANKLTDETVNLTEMDGTDIIYVARFPSRNIITSDIAIGSRLPVFCTAPGQAMLSRMPRDRAMSILGSAPLEARTPYTVTDIDELVAKLIAAHDRGYALAEQEAFTGEVSIASAVIDRDGDVVGSVNIAVSLLRWKIADATKVLAPVVMEIAAAISKTLR; from the coding sequence ATGGCCGCTGACAACCCGAAAGAGCCGCCGGAATCGCTGGCGAAATCCGGCGAAAATATAGATGAGAGGCTTTTCGTTGGCGGTCTCGCCAAAGGCCTGAAAATATTGGAGGTATTGGGAGAGCACCGGTCCCCGATGAGCTTGACGGAAATTTCCAGGCAGTCTGGTATCGGTAGAAGCGGCGCTCAGAGGATAATCTATACGCTGTCAGCTCTCGGATACATCAAGAAGGACGAGACAACGCGCCGATACCTGTTGGCGCCCAAAATACTTAGTTTCGCCGGTGGGTATTTGCGCAGTGGAGGGTTGGCGGAAAAGGCGTTTCCGTACCTGCTGGAAGCCAACAAGTTGACGGATGAGACCGTCAATCTGACGGAAATGGACGGAACGGACATCATTTATGTCGCCCGTTTCCCAAGCCGTAACATCATCACTTCGGATATTGCGATCGGATCACGTCTTCCGGTGTTCTGCACGGCGCCGGGACAGGCCATGCTGTCCCGGATGCCGCGCGATCGGGCGATGTCTATCCTTGGTTCCGCGCCGCTGGAAGCGCGCACGCCATATACAGTCACGGATATCGATGAGCTCGTTGCCAAGCTGATCGCGGCCCACGACCGAGGCTATGCGCTGGCGGAGCAGGAAGCCTTCACCGGCGAAGTCTCGATTGCATCGGCCGTGATCGACAGGGACGGCGATGTGGTGGGGTCGGTAAACATCGCCGTTTCACTTCTGCGCTGGAAGATCGCGGATGCGACGAAAGTTCTGGCGCCCGTGGTCATGGAGATCGCTGCGGCTATTTCCAAAACCCTTCGCTGA
- a CDS encoding FAD-dependent oxidoreductase, which translates to MSGFSSAPEASPLRQIVIIGAGAVGAATALNLRRKGFETTIVDSQPPGHGCSFGNAGAISPGSVAPIALPGMFQQVPKWLIDPLGPLFVRWRYLPQAAPWLMRWVAASRMAAVDRASDGLRPLVGTAFNEYEMLLGASAFQTLFRRQGQLYVWESDTPSKSETVGHQLRARHGIECHWLRPEEIRQYEPGLAPIFARGLFLPNNGHTIQPLSLVETMIEQYLAEGGKVERGHVADIRPHDYGTVTVHLDDGRSIDAARAVLAAGAWSARIAKRLGVRIPLETERGYHVMLPHDAALVRRPIMNADRGFIVSPMSDGMRVAGTVEIAGVDAPPDYRRAQSLLHHARAMFPDLRGDESSVWMGRRPSLPDSIPVIGPCPTAPSVVFAFGHGHLGITGAAMTGRLVSEIINNEPTAIDIAPYRPERFTGG; encoded by the coding sequence ATGTCAGGATTTTCGTCAGCGCCGGAGGCCTCGCCTTTGCGTCAGATCGTCATCATAGGCGCCGGAGCCGTCGGCGCCGCCACGGCCCTGAACTTGAGGCGCAAGGGGTTCGAGACGACGATCGTCGACTCTCAGCCCCCCGGTCATGGCTGCTCATTCGGCAATGCGGGCGCCATCTCGCCCGGATCCGTCGCGCCGATCGCGCTGCCGGGAATGTTCCAGCAGGTTCCGAAATGGCTGATCGATCCGCTCGGTCCCTTGTTCGTGCGCTGGCGCTATCTGCCTCAAGCGGCGCCATGGCTGATGCGGTGGGTGGCCGCGAGCCGGATGGCGGCCGTCGATCGAGCATCCGACGGTTTGAGGCCGCTCGTCGGCACAGCCTTCAACGAGTATGAAATGCTTCTGGGCGCATCGGCGTTCCAGACATTGTTCCGCCGTCAGGGGCAGCTTTATGTGTGGGAATCCGACACCCCCTCGAAGTCGGAAACCGTCGGTCACCAACTCAGGGCACGGCATGGAATCGAATGCCATTGGCTGAGGCCCGAAGAAATCCGTCAGTACGAGCCGGGTCTCGCGCCCATATTCGCGCGTGGGCTGTTTCTGCCGAACAACGGCCATACGATTCAACCGCTGTCGCTCGTCGAAACCATGATCGAGCAATATCTGGCCGAGGGAGGCAAGGTAGAGCGAGGGCACGTTGCCGACATCCGGCCACACGACTACGGCACGGTCACGGTCCACCTGGACGACGGCCGGAGCATCGATGCCGCCCGCGCGGTTCTGGCGGCGGGCGCATGGTCGGCGCGGATCGCCAAACGGCTCGGCGTTCGTATTCCGCTGGAAACCGAGCGCGGATATCACGTCATGCTGCCCCATGACGCCGCACTTGTCCGTCGTCCGATCATGAATGCGGATCGGGGCTTCATCGTCAGCCCCATGAGCGACGGCATGCGGGTTGCGGGCACGGTGGAGATCGCGGGCGTCGACGCGCCGCCCGACTATAGACGCGCTCAATCCCTGCTTCACCACGCAAGGGCCATGTTCCCCGACCTGCGCGGCGACGAGTCCAGCGTGTGGATGGGACGCCGCCCATCGCTGCCGGACAGCATCCCCGTCATCGGCCCGTGCCCCACCGCCCCCTCGGTCGTCTTCGCATTCGGCCATGGGCATCTGGGCATTACCGGCGCGGCGATGACGGGCCGGTTGGTCTCGGAAATCATCAACAACGAACCCACCGCCATCGACATCGCCCCTTACCGGCCGGAGCGGTTTACCGGCGGATAG
- a CDS encoding D-2-hydroxyacid dehydrogenase — MNILIFTPGGQEARRYRQLCAEALPAATINAASSAEEAEPFAGQAEILVGWKFPDSIFQKARSLRWIHKLGAGVDDVAFRGDLPTDIVLTRNEGAALAPRMVEYVVAAVFALSQRLHLCMRNQQRRAWKPVRTDLTTDKVVGVAGLGDIGSLVARRMTENGMRVVGWRRSTLRDVPFVDHVYCGDEEFDDFLSVTDFLVSVLPATPQTRHLFNADTFATMKRTACFINIGRGTSVDEVALAHALRTGVINGAVLDVFEQEPLSPDSELWDLENLIITPHMSGPIIPEDAVPVFLENVRRFAAGEKLLKQIDRTRGY; from the coding sequence ATGAATATCCTGATTTTCACACCGGGTGGCCAGGAGGCGCGCCGTTATCGACAGCTTTGCGCCGAGGCCTTGCCCGCCGCCACGATCAATGCGGCATCCTCCGCCGAAGAAGCTGAGCCCTTTGCCGGGCAGGCCGAGATCCTGGTCGGCTGGAAATTCCCTGACAGCATCTTCCAAAAGGCACGATCGCTGCGATGGATCCACAAGCTTGGCGCCGGCGTCGACGATGTGGCCTTTCGCGGCGACCTGCCCACCGACATCGTGCTTACACGAAACGAGGGCGCCGCCCTCGCGCCCAGAATGGTCGAATACGTCGTTGCGGCGGTATTTGCCTTGAGTCAGCGCCTGCATCTGTGCATGCGCAACCAGCAGCGCCGCGCCTGGAAGCCGGTTCGAACCGATCTCACCACCGATAAAGTCGTTGGCGTGGCAGGACTTGGCGATATCGGCAGTCTTGTCGCCCGCCGGATGACCGAAAACGGGATGCGGGTCGTCGGATGGCGCCGATCGACCCTTCGCGACGTGCCCTTCGTCGACCATGTCTATTGCGGGGATGAGGAGTTCGACGATTTTCTGAGCGTCACGGACTTTCTTGTGTCCGTGCTGCCGGCGACACCGCAAACCCGTCATCTGTTCAATGCCGATACCTTCGCCACGATGAAGCGCACCGCCTGCTTCATCAATATCGGGCGCGGCACCAGTGTCGACGAGGTGGCGCTGGCTCATGCGTTGCGAACCGGTGTTATAAACGGCGCCGTGCTCGATGTCTTCGAGCAGGAGCCACTGTCCCCGGACAGTGAACTCTGGGACCTGGAGAACCTGATCATTACGCCGCATATGTCCGGCCCGATCATTCCGGAGGACGCAGTGCCGGTATTTCTGGAGAATGTCAGGCGGTTCGCCGCCGGCGAAAAACTCCTGAAGCAGATCGACCGGACGCGGGGCTACTGA
- a CDS encoding TAXI family TRAP transporter solute-binding subunit, with the protein MRNFLDFRRLAAVTTALTCVGFAAHAHAQNLTIQSGSPTGSWYPAGVAITNAMQQANSDLSVTVAPGGALENARAASFGQDTDMAMTYASSWHGALQGSHPFEREWPDSRFVMALAQVVYHGGVAAESDIESYADLADKAIMPGLQSWATNTMTMEILAQYDISYDDIIANGGKVEHVGYDDMQRGMADRQTDFIAAFQGYPTALWINTHNSRPLRLLPVPEEIAEPILENIPGLFLAQIPAGTYDINPDEDIATIGDVTIAIAHKDYDPDVVYEFVRTTLENRESLMQAAPTLDFVATETALTGLADGEIHPGARRYYEEIGLELPN; encoded by the coding sequence ATGCGCAATTTCCTCGATTTCCGCCGCCTGGCCGCCGTAACCACGGCTTTGACCTGCGTTGGCTTCGCTGCCCATGCTCATGCACAGAATCTGACGATTCAGTCCGGCAGCCCCACCGGTTCCTGGTATCCGGCGGGCGTGGCCATCACGAACGCAATGCAGCAAGCCAATTCCGACCTCAGTGTTACTGTTGCCCCTGGAGGCGCGCTGGAAAACGCCCGTGCCGCCAGTTTCGGCCAGGACACCGACATGGCCATGACGTATGCCTCGTCCTGGCACGGAGCCTTGCAGGGCAGTCACCCCTTCGAGCGCGAATGGCCCGACAGCCGTTTCGTGATGGCGTTGGCGCAGGTCGTTTACCACGGCGGCGTTGCCGCGGAATCCGACATCGAGTCCTATGCCGACCTGGCTGACAAGGCCATCATGCCCGGACTCCAGAGCTGGGCCACCAATACCATGACGATGGAAATTCTTGCCCAATACGACATCAGTTATGACGATATCATCGCCAACGGCGGCAAGGTCGAGCATGTCGGGTACGACGACATGCAACGCGGTATGGCCGATAGGCAGACCGATTTCATTGCCGCATTCCAGGGATATCCTACGGCCTTGTGGATCAACACGCACAACAGCCGCCCGCTTCGGCTATTGCCCGTGCCGGAAGAAATCGCCGAGCCGATTCTCGAAAACATTCCCGGCCTGTTTCTGGCTCAAATTCCGGCGGGAACGTATGACATCAATCCCGACGAAGATATCGCCACGATCGGCGACGTGACCATCGCGATCGCCCACAAGGATTATGACCCGGACGTTGTCTATGAATTTGTCAGGACGACACTGGAAAATCGCGAGTCATTGATGCAGGCCGCCCCGACACTCGACTTCGTGGCGACCGAAACGGCACTGACCGGTCTTGCCGACGGTGAAATACACCCTGGTGCAAGACGATACTACGAAGAAATAGGTCTTGAACTGCCGAACTGA
- a CDS encoding tripartite tricarboxylate transporter TctB family protein, with protein sequence MSVTAKDIMTALMLMAFAGFGWQQTQGLSAEAAMFPRLALGTLAALSGAYLLRTLAYAGIGIGARRKEIREEGAFFTNPYRFFVCLGLILAYIAIFPTIGYFISTFIFIPLFVLGIGAGRPVVAIISSLGFVIFTYFVFVVLLNRHLPNDFIIDFLF encoded by the coding sequence TTGAGTGTCACCGCTAAAGACATCATGACAGCCCTTATGCTGATGGCCTTCGCCGGCTTTGGCTGGCAGCAGACTCAGGGCCTGTCAGCAGAGGCCGCTATGTTCCCGCGTCTGGCGCTGGGGACACTGGCGGCACTGAGCGGCGCATATTTGCTTCGGACGCTTGCATATGCAGGCATCGGAATCGGAGCTCGAAGAAAAGAAATCAGGGAAGAGGGTGCGTTCTTCACAAACCCCTACCGGTTTTTCGTTTGCTTAGGGTTGATATTAGCATACATCGCAATCTTCCCGACTATTGGCTATTTTATTTCTACATTTATATTTATTCCTCTATTTGTGCTTGGCATTGGGGCCGGACGTCCGGTTGTGGCGATAATTTCTTCCTTGGGATTTGTAATTTTTACCTACTTCGTGTTCGTGGTTCTGCTGAACCGGCACTTGCCCAACGACTTTATCATTGATTTTTTATTTTAG